In Balaenoptera musculus isolate JJ_BM4_2016_0621 chromosome 17, mBalMus1.pri.v3, whole genome shotgun sequence, a genomic segment contains:
- the SNAI2 gene encoding zinc finger protein SNAI2 yields MPRSFLVKKHFNASKKPNYSELDTHTVIISPYLYEGYPVPVIPQPEILSSGAYSPITVWTTAAPFHAPLPTGLSPLSGYPASLGRVSPPPPSDTSSKDHSGSESPISDEEERLQSKLSDPHAIEAEKFQCNLCSKTYSTFSGLGKHKQLHCDTQSRKSFSCKYCDKEYVSLGALKMHIRTHTLPCVCKICGKAFSRPWLLQGHIRTHTGEKPFSCSHCSRAFADRSNLRAHLQTHSDVKKYQCKNCSKTFSRMSLLHKHEESGCCVAH; encoded by the exons ATGCCGCGCTCATTCCTGGTCAAGAAGCATTTCAACGCCTCCAAGAAGCCCAACTACAGCGagctagacacacacacag tgATTATCTCCCCGTATCTCTACGAGGGCTACCCCGTGCCTGTCATCCCCCAGCCGGAGATCCTCAGCTCGGGAGCCTACAGCCCCATCACCGTGTGGACCACAGCAGCTCCCTTCCACGCCCCGCTGCCCACCGGCCTCTCTCCTCTGTCGGGATACCCCGCATCCTTGGGGCGAGTGAGTCCCCCTCCGCCATCTGACACCTCTTCCAAGGACCACAGCGGCTCCGAAAGCCCCATTAGCGATGAAGAGGAAAGACTACAATCCAAGCTTTCAGACCCCCATGCCATCGAAGCTGAAAAGTTTCAGTGCAATTTATGCAGTAAAACCTATTCGACCTTCTCTGGGCTGGGCAAACACAAGCAGCTGCACTGTGACACCCAGTCAAGGAAGTCTTTCAGCTGCAAATACTGTGACAAGGAGTATGTGAGCCTGGGCGCCCTCAAGATGCACATCCGGACCCACACGTTACCTTGTGTCTGCAAGATCTGCGGCAAGGCGTTCTCCAGACCCTGGTTACTTCAAGGGCACATTAGAACTCACACTG GGGAGAAGCCTTTCTCCTGCTCTCACTGCAGCAGGGCCTTTGCAGACAGGTCAAATCTGAGGGCTCATCTGCAGACACACTCGGACGTCAAGAAATACCAGTGCAAGAACTGCTCCAAAACCTTCTCCCGAATGTCTCTTCTGCACAAACACGAGGAATCTGGCTGCTGTGTAGCACACTGA